Below is a genomic region from Rhodococcus sp. WMMA185.
CCAGCGCGGTGAAGCGGATCGTCTTGCGGCGGAACGAGTTCAACTCGAAGAGGATCTGAAGAACCTGCGGATTCTCGAGGAGCGCTACTCCGATCCGGCCTACATCGCTGCGGAGGCTCGGGGCCGGCTCCGGTGGGTCTACCCTGGAGCCACACCGTTCCAGGTGCAGCTCCCCGGCGACTACCAGGAGCCACAGAAGCCGGAGGAAGAGGATCCCGAAATGTCGGGACCCTGGTACTCCGATCTGTGGAACACCATCTCGGAACCACCGGAGGCACCTGAGGTGCAGCCTGCTCCGGCGCCCCCAGAGGCGCCTCCGCCCGTACCGCCAGAACCAGGAGAACCCACCGGGTGACCACTTCGTCCGACCAGCCCAGTCCCGTGTCGCAGGAAGACCTCGACGCTGTTGCCGCCCAGTTGGGTCGCGAACCACGTGGAGTCCTCGAGATCGCGTATCGCAGCCCAGACGGCAGGCCGGGCGTGGTGAAGACCGCGCCCAAGCTTCCCGACGGCACGCCGTTTCCGACGTTGTACTACCTGACAGACCCGCGACTGACCGCAGAAGCCAGCAGGCAGGAGTCCGCCGGCGTGATGAAGGAGATGACCGAACGTCTCACGCAGGATCCGGAACTCGCGGCCGCGTATCGGCGAGCCCACGAGTCGTATCTCGCTGAGCGGGATGCGATCGAGCCTCTCGGTACGGATTTCACCGGCGGGGGCATGCCCGAGCGTGTCAAGTGCCTGCATGTGTTGATGGCGCATTCACTCGCGAAGGGACCGGGTGTCAATCCTCTGGGCGACGAGTCGGTCGCTATGGCCGCGTCGGCGTCCGGGGGGAAGTTGAGGGGCACGGCGATTCGCGCCGATTGGCCCGGTATCGACAACACCGAGGGCGCAGAACAATGACACGGGTAGCTGCCGTCGATTGTGGCACCAACTCTCTTCGGCTTCTCATCGCCGACGTGGACGATCACGGCTCATTGCGTGACGTTCGTCGTGAGATGCGTGTGGTTCGGCTCGGGCAGGGTGTGGACGCGACAGGACGTTTGGCTCCGGAGGCGATCGAGCGCACACGGGTCGCGTTGGTCGAGTATGCCGGGATGATCGCCGACGCCGGCGCCACCGCCGCCCGCATGGTCGCCACCTCGGCTACCCGCGACGCATCCAACCGGGAGGACTTCTTCTCGATGACCCGGGATGTGCTCGGCGCGGTGATCCCAGGAGCGGGAGCCGAGGTGATCACCGGCGACGAGGAAGCCCGGTTGTCGTTCACCGGCGCTGTCGGGGAACTGGATTCGGCGCAGGGGCCGTTCGTCGTCGTCGATCTCGGTGGGGGTTCGACCGAAGTTGTTCTGGGCGACGCATCGGGCGTCCATGCCGCGTTCTCCGCCGATATCGGATGCGTACGGATCACCGAACGTTGCCTCCACGACGACCCGCCCACACATGCTCAGATCGAACAGGCCCGCGCGTTCACTCAGGAGCGTCTGGACGAGGCCTTCGCCCGGGTTCCGGTCGAGCAGGCCCACACATGGGTTGGTGTTGCGGGGACGATGACCACGATTGCAGCTCTCGGCTTGGGCATGCCCGAGTACGACGCGGATCAGGTGCATCTCTCCAGCGTCGCGTTCCCACGGCTGCGCGAGGTTTGTGAATCTCTGGTTGCGATGTCCGTTGCCGAAAGGTCGGCGCTCGGACCGATGCACCCGGGGAGGGCCGACGTGATCGGCGGCGGTGCCATCGTGACTCTCGCTCTAGCCGAGGCGTTCGAAAAGAAGGCCGGCATTGATCACCTCGTCGTGAGCGAGCACGACATACTCGACGGAATAGCATTGTCGATCGGCTGAGCTATTGTGATCTGCGCACAGTTGCCGGTCCGAAAGGCCGCGACCGCCCGCCCCCATAGCCCAATTGGCAGAGGCAGCGGACTTAAAATCCGCACAGTGTCGGTTCGAGTCCGACTGGGGGCACAGGTCAGAGGCGATTCTTAGGAGGATGGCCGCCGTCTACGGCCCAAAGTTGTCACAATTTGTCACAACTGGCGCGGAACTCGCCGCAGCGAGCACTGAGGAATCCCGAGAGTGGGCGTACGTTAACAGGGTGAACGCTGCCGAGGCATGTCCGAGCCAGGCAACAATGACTGCAATTGGGACGCCACGAAGGTGCGTCGATCACCTGGGCGACAGTCGTTGTAGCGGTTTGCACGTGCGCGCCACGGGCGACTTCCTCCTGAATCCGCCAGACTCCTTGACGTCCCGCAACATATGCGGGCGTCTTGTCAGGTCAGGGTAGCGACCGGTAGCGTGCGCGGATGCCACATATCGAGACCGCTGGCGCCCGAATTCACTACACCGATACCGGCGGGCATCTTCCGGTGATCATTTTCATGCACGGATTCCTCCTCGACACCCGATTCTTCGAGCATCAGGTGGAGGCATTGTCTTCGGAGTACCGAGTGATCTGCCTCGACGCTCGTGGCCACGGGCTCACCGAGGATTCGGGTGCCCCATTTACATTTTGGGATCAGGCCGATGATGTGCTCGCGGTGATGGACACACTCGGGATAGAGACGGCGATCCTTGGCGGCATGTCGCAGGGCGGTTTCACGGTGTTGCGGGCGGCAATCACTGCTCCCGACAGGGTGTCTGGGCTGATCCTGATAGCCACGGATGGGGCCGAATACACGCCCAGGCAGAAGGCCGGCTACCGGTTCGTGTTCGACCGGTGGGCCCAAGACTCGTCAGTCGACGATTTGATGCTCACCCTCGCCTCGTCGATGATCGGCGGTACTCGCGACCAGCAGCAGGTGTGGATCGACCGGTGGCGTGAGAGCGACCGTTCCCGACTGGCGGAGGCGGTGGAGTGCCTGATCGATAGGGACTCGATCGAGGCACGACTTGGTGCGATCACCTGCCCTGCCTTGATCATTCGAGGCAGCTTCGACCAAGCATTCTCCGATGGTGCCATGCGGGCCCTGTGCAGCCAGCTCGGCGGTGAACCGCAGCTGGAGACGATCGACGCCCCGCTGGCTTCCCACGCGGTGAGCTGGACGCATCCCGAGCTGGTCGATCCGCTAATTCGGGTGTGGCTGAAAACTATTGCGGCATAACCTGATTGTCCACTTGCGAGGTCATCAGGATGTAATACTCCGTGCGGCTGTGTAGAAGGACTGCTGAGTCGCGGAATCTACGCGAATCCGCCGTTCGTTCAATAGTGACTGAAGAGGCAGTCTTTGCTGAGGTTGTCAAGTAGATCAGGTGACCACTTTGGTGACATTTTGGCGTAGGGGGCTACCCGCCATCGCAACAGTCTTACGACGAAACTCGCGACGGCCGACCATTCCCCGAGTGCGGTCTTCGACTGGTACCGCTGCTCAGACTGGCCAGTGAGAACGACTCCCGCTGGCGTGTTTTGACAAAACACTGACGCGAAAGGACAACGAGTCGGCGTTGTCACTGTGTAGCGTCAGATTGACCTGATCCAATCCAACACATGTGAGGCCAGCAAGGCGACGCGCAGTTCCTCGACCCGGCCGCGCTCACACAGGCCTGACCGGTGACCCAGGGAGCATCGAACAGGAGGTGTGCATCTGATGCTACGAAGACGACTCTCGCTCGATAACGCAACCCGTTCGAAGGACCTGACGGGCAAGACGTACATCGTGACCGGTGCCAACTCCGGCGTCGGACTCGAGACCACCCGCCAGCTGGTCAAGCAGGGTGGCCACGTTGTCATGGCATGTCGACGGACCGACGCCGGGGAGGAAGCCGCACGTAGCTTCCGTGGACTAGAGGGAACCTATGAGGTCGAGCGGCTAGATCTCGCCGACCTCGACTCGGTGCGGGACTTCGTATCCAGATTCAAAGCCAATCATGACCGACTCGACGGCCTGGCCTGCAATGCCGGCCTAGTCACGATGGCCAGCCGGCCCGAGTTCACCAGGGACGGCCTGGAGATGACGATCGCCGTGAGCTACTTCGGTCACTTTCTGCTGACCGAGCTGTTGCTCGACGCTTTGAGGGCAAGCGCACCCTCCCGCATGGCCATCGTCTCGTCCGTGACCCATGCCGGCAGTCCCAACAACCGGCCGGATGTCAATCTGGACGACCTCAACTACGAACACCGCGACTTCAACAACTTCGCCGCCTATTCCGAGGCCAAAGTGGCCAATGTCCTCTACGCCCGAGAGCTGGCTGAGCGACTCGAGGGCACCGACGTCTCGGCCTTTTCGGTGCACCCGGGCTGGGCCCGTTCCAATTTCGGTTCAGGAGGCAGCCTTCCGATGCGCATTGCCATGGCCGTAATGAGGCCGTTCAGCAGATTCGTCTCGGACAGCAACGAGCAGTCGGCCCAGACCACGCTGCACTGTCTGCTCTCCGACGACGCACCGAACCACCCCGGAGCCTATTTCAGCCAGAGCAGCGTGCTCTACCGAGATAGGAAGTGCCGAGGCGGCGGTTGGCCGATGGACACCCCGAACCCGAACGCGAAGAACATCGAGACCGCCCGCAAGCTAGTGGACATGAGCTACGGCATCGTCGGCCTGGCCAGGCCGAACGGACCGCGCTGAAGGCCGGGAGGGGCTTCCCGCCGTACCGCCGACGCCCGGGAGCAAATCCGACACGCGACACGCAGTCTAGGCCGGGGTGGTCGCGTCCGCAGTGAGCGGCCGTTGCGGAAGTATCGCGGTAATGGCTTCAACTCGCGCTGGCGTGTTCTGACAAATCACTGACGTGAAAGGACAACGTGTCGGCGGCATCAGTGTCTAACGTGGATTGCGTCCGGGAGCTCCCACAACGGAGGGTGTGAGAACCATGGCAGACCAGAAGGTGATCTTGGTCACGGGCGCCAGTAGCGGAATTGGCCTGGCGTCGGCGTTGGCGTTGATGCGGGCCGGCCACGTGGTCTACGGCGGGGCGCGCCGGGTCGCCTTGATGAACCCGATCGTGGCCGCGGGCGGTCACGCCATCAGTCTCGATGTCACCGAGGATGATTCGGTCCAAGCCGCGGTTGATCGCGTTGTTGCCGAGCAGGGGCGCATCGATGGGGTGTTGGCCAATGCGGGCTATTGTCTGCTCGGGCCTGCCGAGCTGTGTTCCCCCGAGGAGGTCACGCGCCAGTTCGATACCAACGTCGTGGGCATGGCGCGAGTAATCTCCGCGGTACTACCACATCTGCGCCGACAGCGATCCGGACGAGTGGTGATCACCTCATCGGCGGCCGGGCATGCCTCCGTACCGAATATGGGGTGGTACTGCGCGACCAAGCATGCCCAGCAAGCCTATGGCGACGCGCTACGCATGGAGGTCAAAGAGTTCGGCATCCAGGTCGTGCTCATCGAACCCGGCTACATCGCAACCGAAATCGCGACCGCCAGCCTGCCCACACTCGACCTCGCCGAGGCCCGTCCGGGGGCCGACGAATATCGGAAGCAGATGGCCACGCTGCGCACGAAGTTTGCCCGGAGCGTCAACAACGGTGCCTCCCCGGAGACCATCGCCCAGGTCGTTACTCGCGCGTTCGGCGCCCGCCGTCCGCGCCGTCGCTATCACCCCAACCTCGACGCCCGCAGCGCCATATTGCTCGAGCGCACGATTGGCGACGTGCTGATCGACCGGATCGTGCCACGCCAATCCATCCGCTGACGGACCTACACGTCAACTCGGCTGGCTCACTGGAGGTCATCAATGCAAACCTACGCTTTGCCCTCCGGTGTTGGTGTCTTGCTGCATGACCTCGGAATTGATGCGGCAGCCATCACTCGACGGGCGGGCCTGCCCCTGGACGCGATGAGCCGCCCAGGTTTCCGTGTCGGCGCCGAGGATTACTTCGCGCTGTGGCTGGCGATGGAAACCGAATACGAACACGGCGATGTCGCCGTCGGTGCCGCCCGCGCGCTGAGCGCCGAAGCTTTTGACCCCGTGCTGTTCGCCGGGTTGTGCAGCCCAAATCTCACCGCGGCCGCGCACCGCATCGCCGACTACAAGCGGCTGCTCTATCCGGTGACGTTCGAGATCGATGACTCCTCGGGGCTGACACTGCAATTGCAGTCCCGCGGGGCGTTCGAACCACCGCCGGTTCTTGCCCGGTTCGAGTTGCTCTTCTGGGTTGCATTCGCCCGACTCGCGACCCGCGAGCGCATCAAACCCGTGCGCGTGATGGTCCCTGTTGTCCCCGATGATCAAATCGAGTGCACGGCATTCCTCGACGGGTGCCGATTGACACGAGGGCGTCGGGCGCAGATCCAGTTCTCAGAGTTGGACGCTCGACGTCCTTTCGTGACGTCGAACGAGCCGATGTGGAACGTCTTCGAGCCCCAACTGCGACGTCGGCTTCAGGATCTCGAGACAAACGCGACATGGACCGACCGGGTCCAAAGCGTTCTCCTGGAAGCGCTTCCGGCCGGACGCCGGGCACTTGCTGACGTCGCGAGCGACCTGAACATCAGTGCCCGCACCCTTCAGCGATACCTCACCGCCGAGGGGACGTCGTTTCGCGGCGTCCTTGGCCACACCCGTGAGCGCCTAGCGCGGCACTATCTCTCTCACACCGCCCTCAATGACACCGAGATCGCGTTGCTGCTCGGATATGATGAACTCACCTCATTGCATCGCGCCTTCCGCACATGGACAGGCCAAACCATCGGAACCCAACGAGAAGCAGCCGTCTGGGCATTGCCGCAACGGGATCAACTGCGAACCCTGCCGTTAGCGGTCCAAACGCAGATGAGGAGGGACAGACATGACAACCAACACACCTAGCTCCGCCGCCACAGCGATCGATCGTCTCGACCCGCTCCGTTGGGCAAAGACCTCGCCGCTGCAACGTTTGCGTCTGCTCGAGACGGTACGGGAGAACTGCAGGGCCTACGCTGAGGAACTGGCGCGCGCCGACGCAACGATGAAGAACGAGCTGATGGGTGAAGAGCTCTACAGCATTTCGACATCGAAGGTTGCCACGGTGGTGCCGATTGCCAACACGCTCAGTGCGTGCATCGAGCTCTATGAGCATCTGGCGCAGGACGAGATGATGGA
It encodes:
- a CDS encoding DUF501 domain-containing protein, translating into MTTSSDQPSPVSQEDLDAVAAQLGREPRGVLEIAYRSPDGRPGVVKTAPKLPDGTPFPTLYYLTDPRLTAEASRQESAGVMKEMTERLTQDPELAAAYRRAHESYLAERDAIEPLGTDFTGGGMPERVKCLHVLMAHSLAKGPGVNPLGDESVAMAASASGGKLRGTAIRADWPGIDNTEGAEQ
- a CDS encoding Ppx/GppA phosphatase family protein; this translates as MTRVAAVDCGTNSLRLLIADVDDHGSLRDVRREMRVVRLGQGVDATGRLAPEAIERTRVALVEYAGMIADAGATAARMVATSATRDASNREDFFSMTRDVLGAVIPGAGAEVITGDEEARLSFTGAVGELDSAQGPFVVVDLGGGSTEVVLGDASGVHAAFSADIGCVRITERCLHDDPPTHAQIEQARAFTQERLDEAFARVPVEQAHTWVGVAGTMTTIAALGLGMPEYDADQVHLSSVAFPRLREVCESLVAMSVAERSALGPMHPGRADVIGGGAIVTLALAEAFEKKAGIDHLVVSEHDILDGIALSIG
- a CDS encoding alpha/beta fold hydrolase — translated: MPHIETAGARIHYTDTGGHLPVIIFMHGFLLDTRFFEHQVEALSSEYRVICLDARGHGLTEDSGAPFTFWDQADDVLAVMDTLGIETAILGGMSQGGFTVLRAAITAPDRVSGLILIATDGAEYTPRQKAGYRFVFDRWAQDSSVDDLMLTLASSMIGGTRDQQQVWIDRWRESDRSRLAEAVECLIDRDSIEARLGAITCPALIIRGSFDQAFSDGAMRALCSQLGGEPQLETIDAPLASHAVSWTHPELVDPLIRVWLKTIAA
- a CDS encoding SDR family NAD(P)-dependent oxidoreductase; translated protein: MLRRRLSLDNATRSKDLTGKTYIVTGANSGVGLETTRQLVKQGGHVVMACRRTDAGEEAARSFRGLEGTYEVERLDLADLDSVRDFVSRFKANHDRLDGLACNAGLVTMASRPEFTRDGLEMTIAVSYFGHFLLTELLLDALRASAPSRMAIVSSVTHAGSPNNRPDVNLDDLNYEHRDFNNFAAYSEAKVANVLYARELAERLEGTDVSAFSVHPGWARSNFGSGGSLPMRIAMAVMRPFSRFVSDSNEQSAQTTLHCLLSDDAPNHPGAYFSQSSVLYRDRKCRGGGWPMDTPNPNAKNIETARKLVDMSYGIVGLARPNGPR
- a CDS encoding SDR family NAD(P)-dependent oxidoreductase, producing MADQKVILVTGASSGIGLASALALMRAGHVVYGGARRVALMNPIVAAGGHAISLDVTEDDSVQAAVDRVVAEQGRIDGVLANAGYCLLGPAELCSPEEVTRQFDTNVVGMARVISAVLPHLRRQRSGRVVITSSAAGHASVPNMGWYCATKHAQQAYGDALRMEVKEFGIQVVLIEPGYIATEIATASLPTLDLAEARPGADEYRKQMATLRTKFARSVNNGASPETIAQVVTRAFGARRPRRRYHPNLDARSAILLERTIGDVLIDRIVPRQSIR
- a CDS encoding AraC family transcriptional regulator, whose product is MQTYALPSGVGVLLHDLGIDAAAITRRAGLPLDAMSRPGFRVGAEDYFALWLAMETEYEHGDVAVGAARALSAEAFDPVLFAGLCSPNLTAAAHRIADYKRLLYPVTFEIDDSSGLTLQLQSRGAFEPPPVLARFELLFWVAFARLATRERIKPVRVMVPVVPDDQIECTAFLDGCRLTRGRRAQIQFSELDARRPFVTSNEPMWNVFEPQLRRRLQDLETNATWTDRVQSVLLEALPAGRRALADVASDLNISARTLQRYLTAEGTSFRGVLGHTRERLARHYLSHTALNDTEIALLLGYDELTSLHRAFRTWTGQTIGTQREAAVWALPQRDQLRTLPLAVQTQMRRDRHDNQHT